A single region of the Silene latifolia isolate original U9 population chromosome 8, ASM4854445v1, whole genome shotgun sequence genome encodes:
- the LOC141597240 gene encoding adagio protein 1-like, producing the protein MMEWDSSSEESLEEDEVFGGFLLNDGQGGVPFPVGNLIQTTPCGFVVTDALEPDHPIIYVNSVFEMVSGYKAEEILGRNCRFLQCRGPFAKRRHPLVDSIVVAEIRRCLEDGIEFQGELLNFRKDGCPMMNRLRLVPIYGDDEIITHYIGIQLLLETNVDLGPFPSFSAKESKRSSDLLQSSLPTYPPLKSRDRVVGLGLCGLLQLNDEVLALKIFSRLTPRDFAAVGSVCRRLYALSKNEDLWRMVCQNAWGQETTSVLEAVPGTKRLGWGRLARELTTLEAAAWRKVTVGGAVEPSRCNFSACAVGNRVVLFGGEGVNMEPMNDTFVLDLNASNPEWRHIKVGSPPPGRWGHTLSCVNDSNLVVFGGCGTQGLLNDVFVLDLDAKQPTWREISGLGPPLPRSWHSSCTLDGSKLIVSGGCADPGVLLSDTFQLDLSMDKPTWREIPVAWAPPSRLGHTLSVYGGRKILMFGGLAKSGPLRFRSSDVYTMDLSEDEPSWQCVTGSGMPGSGNPGGVAPPPRLDHVAVSLPGGRILVFGGSVAGLHSASQLYLLDPTEEKPTWRILNVPGRPPRFAWGHSTCVVGGTRAIVLGGQTGEDWMLTDIHELSLASTVNPEDQLQEMHQSWLI; encoded by the exons ATGATGGAATGGGATAGTAGTTCTGAAGAAAGTTTAGAAGAAGATGAAGTATTTGGGGGATTTTTATTGAATGATGGACAAGGAGGTGTGCCGTTTCCTGTGGGTAATCTGATTCAAACGACGCCGTGTGGTTTCGTCGTTACGGATGCGTTAGAGCCTGATCATCCTATCATTTATGTTAATTCCGTCTTTGAAATGGTTTCTGGTTATAAAGCTGAAGAAATTCTTGGTCGAAATTG CCGGTTTCTGCAATGTAGAGGCCCTTTTGCTAAAAGAAGACATCCGTTGGTAGACTCTATTGTCGTTGCAGAAATAAGGAGGTGCCTGGAAGATGGGATCGAGTTTCAAGGTGAATTGTTAAATTTTAGGAAAGATGGTTGTCCTATGATGAACAGATTGCGATTGGTGCCTATATATGGTGACGATGAAATTATAACCCATTATATTGGTATTCAGTTGTTATTGGAAACTAATGTTGATCTAGGCCCGTTTCCTAGCTTTTCTGCAAAGGAATCAAAGAGGTCATCTGATCTATTACAGTCCAGCCTTCCAACATATCCACCTCTCAAATCACGTGACCGGGTTGTTGGTCTTGGGCTTTGTGGGCTTTTACAACTTAATGATGAAGTCCTTGCACTGAAGATATTTTCGCGGCTGACACCGAGAGATTTTGCTGCTGTGGGTTCGGTCTGTAGGCGTCTTTATGCTCTGTCCAAAAACGAAGATCTTTGGAGAATGGTTTGTCAAAATGCATGGGGCCAGGAAACAACAAGTGTTCTAGAGGCTGTTCCTGGGACAAAGAGACTTGGGTGGGGACGGTTGGCTCGAGAACTGACAACTCTTGAAGCAGCAGCATGGAGGAAGGTGACTGTTGGTGGTGCGGTGGAGCCCTCTCGGTGTAACTTCAGTGCTTGTGCAGTCGGAAATCGGGTCGTCTTATTTGGTGGAGAGGGAGTCAACATGGAGCCAATGAACGACACCTTTGTGCTGGATTTGAATGCTAGTAACCCAGAATGGCGTCATATCAAAGTGGGATCTCCTCCTCCTGGGCGGTGGGGCCATACACTGTCCTGTGTGAATGATTCAAACCTGGTTGTATTCGGAGGCTGTGGAACTCAAGGACTTCTTAATGACGTTTTTGTTCTCGATTTGGATGCCAAGCAACCAACCTGGCGTGAAATCTCGGGATTGGGCCCGCCTCTTCCTAGGTCATGGCACAGCTCGTGCACCCTAGATGGGAGCAAGTTGATTGTTTCCGGGGGATGTGCGGATCCCGGTGTTCTCCTAAGTGACACTTTTCAGCTCGATCTATCGATGGATAAACCTACTTGGCGAGAAATTCCTGTCGCGTGGGCACCACCTTCTCGCCTTGGCCACACTTTGTCTGTTTATGGTGGAAGGAAAATCTTGATGTTTGGGGGATTGGCCAAGAGTGGACCCCTTCGGTTCCGTTCGAGCGATGTTTACACAATGGACTTGAGTGAGGATGAGCCCAGCTGGCAGTGTGTGACTGGAAGTGGGATGCCAGGTAGCGGGAACCCGGGTGGCGTTGCTCCTCCTCCCAGGTTGGACCATGTTGCAGTAAGCCTCCCAGGGGGAAGAATCTTAGTATTTGGTGGTTCGGTGGCAGGACTTCATTCGGCTTCACAGCTCTATCTTCTAGATCCTACCGAAGAGAAACCAACATGGAGGATACTAAATGTACCAGGTCGGCCTCCTAGGTTTGCATGGGGCCATAGTACTTGTGTAGTTGGAGGCACGAGGGCTATCGTTCTCGGTGGTCAAACAGGCGAAGATTGGATGCTAACTGATATCCATGAGTTGTCATTAGCGAGCACAGTCAACCCCGAGGACCAACTACAAGAAATGCATCAGTCCTGGCTGATCTAA
- the LOC141597238 gene encoding cystinosin homolog — MGKEWNSIPMEITYEVFGWIAFFSWSISFYPQIFLNFQRKSVVGLNFDFVVMNLTKHSTYLIYNATLYFSSAVQKQYRDKYGLNEMIPVAANDVAFSVHAVLMTLVTLFQIYIYERGSQKISRVSFGIVFVAWCAAAVCIFIALPSQSWLWLISVFNTIQVSMTVVKYIPQAFMNFYRKSTEGFSIGNILLDFLGGVTNYGQMAVQSIDQGSWVNFYGNIGKTLLSLVSIFFDLLFMIQHYVLYRGKKPSFLPSKLDETNKESLLQTSNQTPGDHLA; from the exons TGCTTTCTTTTCTTGGTCTATCAGTTTTTATCCTCAAATTTTCTTGAATTTCCAACGCAAAAG TGTGGTGGGATTGAATTTTGATTTTGTGGTGATGAATTTGACAAAACATAGCACATATTTGATATACAATGCAACTTTGTATTTTAGTTCTGCTGTTCAGAAGCAGTACCGTGATAAGTACGGCCTTAATGAG ATGATACCTGTTGCTGCTAATGATGTTGCCTTTTCAGTTCATGCTGTATTAATGACTCTGGTCACATTGTTCCAAATCTATATTTATGAA CGTGGAAGCCAGAAGATCTCAAGGGTTTCTTTCGGAATTGTTTTTGTTGCATGGTGTGCTGCAGCAGTTTGTATTTTTATTGCTTTACCAAGCCAATCTTGGCTTTGGCTGATCTCTGTTTTCAA CACTATTCAAGTCTCGATGACTGTCGTCAAATATATTCCCCAG GCATTCATGAACTTCTACCGCAAAAGCACTGAAGGGTTTAGCATAGGAAACATTTTACTGGATTTTCTTGGAGGAGTGACAAATTACGGACAAATGGCTGTGCAGTCTATTGATCAAG GTTCTTGGGTTAACTTCTATGGAAACATCGGAAAAACCTTATTATCTCTT GTTTCCATATTTTTTGATCTTCTATTTATGATACAACATTATGTCTTATACCGTGGCAAGAagccttcttttcttccttcaaaGCTCGACGAGACAAACAAAGAGTCGTTATTACAAACCTCTAATCAAACACCAGGAGACCACCTTGCCTAA
- the LOC141597241 gene encoding nifU-like protein 3, chloroplastic has protein sequence MGVLSVAHKPNANPNTILINSSYYHHHHSQYFHSYASSTVKVCRSYSRNSSLSGKNSNFLRGQFFSSNLFRSDHNIGRNIQSGVTCVLPLTEENVEKVLDEVRPGLMADGGNVALHEIDGLVVVLKLQGACGSCPSSAMTLKNGIELRLRDKIPEILEVEQILDTETGLELNEENVEKVLAEIRPYLTGAGGGLLELDQIMDNYVIQVRLSGPAAKVMTVRVALSQKLREKIPTIAAVLLIE, from the exons ATGGGAGTTTTATCAGTGGCTCATAAGCCAAACGCAAACCCAAatacaattttaattaattcttcttattatcatcatcaccattcccaATACTTCCATTCTTATGCTTCATCCACCGTAAAG GTGTGCAGAAGCTACTCAAGAAACAGCAGTTTATCTGGTAAAAATAGCAATTTTCTAAGAGGGCAGTTTTTCAGCAGCAACCTTTTTAGGTCTGATCACAATATTGGTAGAAATATTCAATCTG GTGTGACCTGTGTGCTCCCATTGACTGAAGAAAATGTGGAGAAAGTATTGGATGAAGTACGACCCGGTCTCATGGCCGATGGTGGAAATGTGGCGCTACACGAGATTGATGGTCTGGTGGTAGTGCTAAAGCTTCAAGGAGCATGTGGATCTTGCCCGAGTTCAGCCATGACTTTGAAGAATGGAATCGAATTGCGTCTCAGGGATAAGATTCCTGAAATTTTGGAAGTGGAGCAAATCTTAGACACTGAGACTGGTCTGGAACTCAATGAGGAAAATGTCGAAAAG GTTCTTGCGGAGATAAGGCCATACCTAACAGGAGCAGGAGGCGGTTTACTTGAGCTTGATCAGATCATGGACAATTATGTTATCCAAGTACGACTAAGTGGACCCGCTGCAAAAGTCATGACAGTACGCGTTGCCCTATCCCAAAAACTCCGAGAGAAAATACCAACCATTGCTGCTGTTCTGCTGATTGAATAG
- the LOC141597239 gene encoding AP-5 complex subunit mu — protein MPATKNRCTIRAIWILNNVDSVIFSRTFPTAERRWRAAFKAENSIALNADDGDDSRRNGVPPPLPTDSELTESFSKRRKSEGSARGHGLRMADSLKGSDSWVDDPIMRHIISLNLSREEGKDDLLWPLILHVKGPYCVLLLPSVEPRHLKAYERLYKRSDCGTAIGVDPNLSSLLLDLPSITGACMVAHLIGDIIMGDIVEPEIAVNQAPSVGGLLDSLTGSIGITGISARAKPAAASVTASPASSASTMSDAPKAGSRPLDKDVLHSFISSSMPFGTLLDLNYFNFSAIKLNGFSSLDVPPADAKQPAWKPYLYRGKQRMLLTICETINAAMYDRDEIPDSISVAGLVNCRAELEGLPDVSFPLSGLNNSHIEVLSFHPCVQVPEHGLDKQALMFSPPFGNFTLMRYMASCNLGPPIKGFYQLSMVSENEGAFLFKLRLMDGYKAPLTMEFCTITMPFPRRRVVSFEGTPSIGTISFTDHSIEWKIIVSGRGITGKSVEAMFTGTVKFARLQTQKSFSSVRGAMIDEDSDDETENSSNMVNIEELLEEKMRKDLPPVELEEPFCWQAYDYAKASFKIMGTSLSGMSVDTKSIIIYPAVKAPIEFSTQVSSGEYILWNTLGKCPSAAMPKPKD, from the exons ATGCCGGCAACGAAAAATAGGTGCACCATTAGAGCTATATGGATCCTCAACAATGTCGATTCCGTTATCTTCTCCAG gaCGTTTCCGACAGCGGAGCGCCGTTGGCGTGCCGCTTTCAAAGCCGAAAATTCGATTGCTTTGAATGCTGATGACGGCGACGATTCTCGTCGTAATGGCGTTCCGCCACCGCTTCCTACTGATTCCGAGTTAACGGAATCGTTTTCGAAGCGAAGGAAAAG TGAGGGATCTGCTCGGGGCCATGGGTTACGTATGGCTGACTCATTAAAGGGATCAGATTCTTGGGTTGATGATCCAATCATGCGCCATATCATAAGTCTGAATCTTAGTCGCGAAGAAGGAAAAGACGACTTGCTGTGGCCATTAATTCTTCATGTTAAAGGACCCTATTGTGTCTTGTTATTGCCTTCAGTGGAGCCTCGGCATTTGAAAGCATACGAGAGACTATATAAGAGATCTGACTGTGGGACAGCCATTGGTGTGGATCCTAATTTATCCTCCTTACTGCTTGATCTTCCATCCATCACAGG GGCATGTATGGTGGCACATCTCATTGGCGATATTATCATGGGTGATATTGTGGAACCTGAAATAGCTGTTAATCAGGCTCCTTCAGTAGGAGGGCTGCTAGATTCATTAACTGGCAGCATTGGGATAACTGGTATCTCGGCAAGGGCCAAACCAGCAGCTGCTTCAGTCACAGCTTCCCCTGCCTCCTCTGCTTCTACCATGTCAGATGCTCCAAAAGCTGGCTCAAGGCCTCTAGATAAAGATGTTTTACATTCTTTTATCAGCAGTTCTATGCCATTTG GTACTTTGTTGGATCTCAACTACTTCAATTTTTCTGCTATTAAGCTGAATGGCTTTTCTTCTTTAGACGTGCCACCTGCTGATGCAAAGCAGCCAGCATGGAAGCCATATCTTTACAGAGGCAAACAGAGAATGCTACTCACAATTTGTGAAACAATCAATGCTGCCATGTATGATCGTGATGAGATCCCTGATAGTATTTCAGTTGCAGGCTTAGTTAACTGTAGAGCAGAGCTGGAGGGTTTGCCTGATGTTTCTTTCCCCTTATCAGGCCTCAACAATTCACATATTGAGGTATTATCATTCCATCCATGTGTTCAAGTTCCTGAGCACGGTTTAGATAAGCAGGCTCTCATGTTTTCACCACCTTTTGGCAATTTCACTTTAATGCGTTACATGGCTTCCTGTAACCTCGGACCTCCAATTAAAGGATTTTATCAGCTCTCAATGGTTTCAGAAAATGAAGGCGCGTTTCTCTTTAAACTACGACTTATGGATGGTTATAAGGCTCCTCTAACGATGGAATTCTGTACCATCACAATGCCATTTCCTCGAAGAAGGGTGGTCTCTTTCGAAGGGACACCTTCTATCGGAACTATATCCTTTACAGACCACTCAATTGAATGGAAAATTATAGTCAGCGGTAGAGGAATTACGGGAAAGAGTGTTGAGGCTATGTTTACTGGAACAGTTAAATTTGCACGATTACAGACTCAAAAATCGTTCTCATCAGTGAGAGGTGCTATGATTGATGAAGATAGTGATGATGAAACAGAAAATTCGAGTAATATGGTAAATATTGAGGAGCTATTAGAGGAGAAGATGAGAAAGGATCTTCCACCTGTAGAGTTAGAGGAGCCATTTTGTTGGCAAGCGTATGATTATGCTAAA GCATCCTTCAAGATCATGGGGACATCACTTTCTGGAATGTCCGTTGACACAAAATCT ATCATTATCTATCCTGCTGTTAAAGCGCCTATTGAGTTTTCTACTCAG GTATCATCTGGGGAGTACATTTTATGGAATACTCTAGGGAAATGCCCATCTGCTGCAATGCCGAAGCCGAAGGACTGA
- the LOC141597234 gene encoding uncharacterized protein LOC141597234, which produces MEGTIFPNRPTLPIQSTKPKLQTSSNMSSLKFSPTTLPLPPQQPQKTSPSLAIDSLLHHLLHLSSTSSTTHFPKLFNSSHISKNTLLPSLPISVFNGHSSNSVLSFEGSKVISKGGIVSVDDVSLDFLSDKCRLMLNAILNTTLCSLNAYFETVKLELLELDFFSLVKGLDVLGNWEKAVLLVEWSLSNFRSRNQLLDYQVVELMARILSRESQHTVAAKLFDVVPIEEYCLDVRAYTCIIHAYARVSKFDRAITVFESMKEKGVSPSLVTYNVMLDVYGKMGRSWDRVVGLLDEMSSEGLEFDEFTCSTVIAACGREGLLDEARKFFAQLKAKGYVPGTVTYNSLLQVFGKAGVYTEALSILKEMEAKGCPADAVTYNELVGTYVRAGFLEEGANVIDTMTRKGILPNAITYTTIIDAYGKAGKVDKAMTLFDQMKESGCVPNVCTYNAILSLLGKKSRSEEMVEILCEMKLTGCPPNRITWNTMLAMSGSTGMEKYVNRVFQEMKRSGFEPDRDTFNSLISAYGRCGSRIDASKIFEEMMEAGFSPCVTTYNACLNVLSRKGDCRAAESLIQEMKSKGFKPNDTSYSLMIQCYAKAGNVRGIQTIEQEIYHGHIFPNWMLLRTLILANFRCRSLAGMDRAFKELQKSGYKLDLVVYNSMLSIYARNKMYDRAHGIRTMIQESGIQPDLVTYNTLMDMYARSGECWKAEEILTRLLKKGFKPDLVSYNTVIKAFCRQGLMQEAIKIMSEMTARGIRPCIVTYNTFLAGYAGRGMFSEADEVISYMVQHNCRPNELSYKIVVDGYCKANKYREALDFVAKIKQIDYSFDDQSLLRLSSRITLDVEL; this is translated from the coding sequence ATGGAGGGCACCATTTTTCCCAATAGACCAACATTaccaattcaatcaacaaaaccaAAACTACAAACTTCTTCAAACATGTCTTCCTTAAAATTTAGTCCTACAACTTTACCATTACCACCTCAACAACCTCAAAAAACATCACCTTCTCTTGCAATTGATTCACTTCTTCATCACCTTCTTCACTTATCTTCAACTTCTTCAACTACCCATTTCCCTAAACTTTTCAATTCTTCTCATATTTCCAAGAATACCCTTTTACCATCTCTTCCTATTTCTGTCTTTAATGGACATTCCTCAAATTCAGTCCTTTCTTTTGAGGGTAGTAAGGTAATTTCAAAGGGTGGTATTGTTTCTGTTGATGATGTTTCACTTGATTTTTTATCTGATAAGTGTAGGTTAATGTTGAATGCTATATTGAATACAACTTTGTGTAGTTTGAATGCTTATTTTGAAACTGTGAAACTTGAATTGCTTGAACTTGATTTTTTTAGTTTAGTTAAGGGTTTAGATGTTTTGGGTAATTGGGAAAAGGCTGTTTTGTTGGTTGAATGGAGTTTGTCGAATTTTCGCTCTCGAAATCAGTTATTGGATTATCAGGTTGTTGAATTAATGGCTAGGATATTAAGCAGGGAATCACAGCATACTGTTGCTGCTAAACTTTTTGATGTAGTTCCTATTGAAGAGTATTGCTTAGATGTTCGCGCTTATACCTGTATTATTCATGCTTATGCTCGCGTAAGTAAGTTTGACCGCGCTATAACCGTGTTTGAGAGCATGAAGGAGAAGGGTGTGTCACCTAGTTTGGTTACTTATAATGTAATGCTTGATGTTTATGGGAAGATGGGTAGGTCTTGGGATCGAGTTGTAGGGCTTTTAGATGAAATGTCGAGTGAAGGGCTTGAGTTTGATGAGTTTACTTGCAGTACTGTTATTGCAGCCTGTGGTAGAGAGGGTTTGTTGGATGAAGCAAGGAAATTCTTTGCTCAATTGAAAGCTAAAGGTTATGTACCGGGGACTGTTACGTATAACTCTTTGCTTCAAGTGTTTGGGAAGGCCGGGGTTTACACTGAGGCTTTGAGTATATTGAAAGAAATGGAGGCGAAAGGTTGTCCTGCCGATGCTGTGACTTATAATGAGCTGGTAGGTACTTATGTTAGGGCAGGGTTCCTTGAGGAAGGAGCCAATGTCATTGACACGATGACTCGTAAAGGTATCTTACCAAATGCAATAACCTATACAACAATAATTGATGCCTATGGAAAAGCGGGAAAGGTTGACAAAGCGATGACTTTGTTTGACCAGATGAAGGAATCGGGTTGTGTTCCGAATGTTTGTACATACAATGCTATCCTTTCTTTGTTAGGGAAGAAGTCAAGGTCAGAGGAAATGGTAGAGATACTATGTGAAATGAAATTAACCGGGTGTCCCCCTAATCGTATCACATGGAACACAATGCTTGCTATGAGTGGTAGCACGGGTATGGAGAAGTATGTGAACCGGGTTTTCCAAGAGATGAAGCGTAGTGGCTTTGAGCCGGATAGGGACACGTTTAATTCATTGATTAGTGCATATGGTCGTTGTGGATCCCGGATTGATGCCTCTAAAATTTTTGAAGAGATGATGGAAGCGGGTTTTAGTCCTTGTGTCACAACTTACAATGCATGCTTGAATGTACTATCTAGAAAGGGAGATTGTCGGGCTGCTGAATCACTTATTCAAGAGATGAAGAGTAAAGGGTTTAAACCTAATGACACTTCTTACTCCTTAATGATTCAATGTTACGCAAAGGCAGGGAATGTTCGTGGTATTCAAACCATTGAGCAAGAAATCTACCATGGCCATATCTTTCCTAATTGGATGCTTCTAAGAACCCTAATCCTTGCAAATTTCAGGTGTAGGTCGTTAGCGGGAATGGATAGAGCATTTAAGGAGTTACAAAAGAGTGGATATAAACTCGACTTAGTTGTGTACAACTCTATGCTCTCAATATATGCAAGGAACAAAATGTATGACCGGGCTCATGGAATTCGGACCATGATTCAGGAAAGCGGGATTCAGCCAGATCTTGTAACCTACAACACCCTTATGGACATGTATGCAAGATCCGGGGAGTGTTGGAAGGCAGAAGAGATATTAACAAGACTACTAAAAAAGGGCTTTAAACCCGATCTTGTCTCATACAACACGGTAATCAAAGCGTTCTGTAGACAAGGCCTCATGCAAGAAGCAATAAAGATTATGTCTGAGATGACAGCGAGAGGAATTCGGCCCTGCATTGTCACATATAACACGTTTTTGGCCGGTTATGCAGGGCGAGGGATGTTTTCCGAGGCAGATGAAGTAATAAGCTACATGGTTCAGCATAATTGTAGGCCTAATGAGTTGAGTTACAAGATTGTTGTGGATGGTTATTGTAAAGCAAACAAGTATAGAGAAGCATTGGACTTTGTTGCgaaaattaaacagatagattACTCTTTCGACGATCAATCCTTGCTTAGGCTCTCTTCTAGGATCACATTGGATGTGGAGTTGTGA